The following proteins are co-located in the Poecile atricapillus isolate bPoeAtr1 chromosome 2, bPoeAtr1.hap1, whole genome shotgun sequence genome:
- the BPNT2 gene encoding Golgi-resident adenosine 3',5'-bisphosphate 3'-phosphatase, which produces MAPMGIRLSPLGMAVFCLLGLGVLYHLYSGFLAGRFAFFMLSEPAAGGPETPPGSAPGGAVDLRELLAVSVLAAVRGGEEVKRVREGNVLNAKAKGKTREGAEEQLTTGDLLSNRRMFYLLKGAFPAVQINSEERVDTADQETVSWDRSIPEEIKQKIQPKEVPAESVTVWIDPLDATQEYTEDLRQYVTTMVCVAVNGKPVIGVIHKPFSSYTAWAMVDGGSNVKARSSYNEKTPRIIVSRSHAGKVEQVARQTFGNKTVIIPAGGAGYKVLALLDVPEKNQEEADVYIHVTYIKKWDICAGNAVLRALGGHMTTLTGEEISYTGSDGNEGGLIASINMNHKALIEKLPDLEKTSHK; this is translated from the exons ATGGCCCCCATGGGCATCCGCCTCTCGCCGCTCGGCATGGCCGTGTtctgcctgctggggctgggcgtCCTCTACCACCTTTACTCCGGCTTCCTGGCCGGCCGCTTCGCCTTCTTCATGCTGAGCGAGCCGGCGGCCGGCGGGCCCGAGACGCCCCCTGGCTCTGCGCCCGGCGGCGCCGTGGACCTGCGGGAGCTGCTGGCCGTGTCCGTGCTGGCCGCCGTCAGGGGCGGGGAGGAGGTGAAGCGGGTCCGCGAGGGGAACGTCCTCAACGCCAAGGCCAAGGGGAAGACGCGGGAGGGGGCCGAGGAGCAGCTGACGACCGGCGACCTCCTCTCCAACCGCAGGATGTTCTACCTGCTGAAGGGCGCCTTCCCCGCCGTGCAG ATAAATTCTGAGGAGCGTGTTGATACAGCTGATCAGGAGACAGTCTCCTGGGATCGCAGTATTcctgaagaaataaagcaaaaaatacagCCTAAAGAAGTGCCAGCAGAAAGTGTCACTGTCTGGATCGATCCCTTAGATGCTACACAAGAATACACAG AGGATCTCCGACAGTATGTCACGACAATGGTTTGTGTGGCTGTAAATGGTAAACCAGTAATAGGTGTGATACACAAGCCCTTCTCATCATACACAG CTTGGGCGATGGTGGATGGTGGGTCAAATGTAAAAGCTCGTTCCTCCTACAATGAGAAGACTCCAAGGATTATTGTGTCCCGCTCCCATGCAGGAAAAGTTGAGCAGGTTGCACGGCAGacatttggaaataaaactgtGATAATCCCCGCTGGTGGAGCAG GTTATAAAGTGTTGGCCCTCCTTGATGTGCCTGAAAAGAATCAAGAAGAAGCTGACGTGTATATCCATGTCACCTACATTAAGAAGTGGGACATATGTGCTGGAAATGCAGTGTTGAGAGCGTTGGGTGGCCATATGACTACCCTGACTGGAGAAGAAATTAGTTACACTGGCTCAGATGGCAATGAAGGAGGACTTATAGCCAGTATCAACATGAACCATAAAGCACTAATTGAAAAACTTCCAGATCTGGAAAAAACATCACACAAATAA